A section of the Streptomyces sp. Je 1-369 genome encodes:
- the cobN gene encoding cobaltochelatase subunit CobN, whose amino-acid sequence MLLLLSTSDTDLLSARAAGGPVDYRFANPSRLDLGELPALLDGIDLVVVRLLGGVRAWQDGLDQLIATGLPVVVLTGEQAPDAQLMASSTVPVGIAAESHAYLAHGGPANLEQLARFLSDTVLLTGHGFEPPAPAPSWGPLERTARVGVEGPTVAVLYYRAHHMSGNTAFVDALCGAIEDAGARALPLYVASLRAPEPELIEELRAADAIVTTVLAAGGTKPAEASAGGDDESWDAGALTGLDVPILQALCLTGSRSAWEENDEGVSPLDAASQIAVPEFDGRLITVPFSFKEIDEDGLPAYVADAERAARVAGIAVRHARLKHIPAADKRLALVLSAYPTKHSRIGNAVGLDTPASAVELLRRLRAEGYDFGPEADIPGLVSGDGDELIRALIDAGGHDQDWLTEEQLAANPVRIPAADYKRWYATLPQELRDSVEQHWGPPPGEMFLDRSRVGQGGDPEGDIVLAALRRENLLILIQPPRGFGENPIAIYHDPDLPPSHHYLAAYRWIAAPAADNGFGADAMIHLGKHGNLEWLPGKNAGLSAACGPDAALGDLPLVYPFLVNDPGEGTQAKRRVHATLIDHLVPPMARADSYGDIARLEQLLDEYAQISSMDPAKLPAIRAQIWTLIQAAKLDHDLGLEQRPDDDGFDDFLLHVDGWLCEIKDMQIRDGLHVLGNPPAGADRVNLVLAVLRARQIWGGTTALPGLREALGLDESAATRVTADEAEATARALVQAMDDADWDPAAVASVAADHGEQVAAILEFAAREVVPRLAATTAELDHAVHALNGGFVPAGPSGSPLRGLVNVLPTGRNFYSVDPKAVPSRLAWETGQALADSLVERYTQDNDGTYPTSVGLSLWGTSAMRTAGDDVAEAMALLGIRPVWDDASRRVTGLEAIPYEELGRPRIDVTLRISGFFRDAFPHTIGLLDDAVRLAASLDEPADRNYVRAHAQADLAEHGDERRATTRIFGSRPGTYGAGLLQLIDSRDWRTDADLAEVYTVWGGYAYGRGLEGRPARAEMETAYKRIAVAAKNTDTREHDIADSDDYFQYHGGMVATVRALRGTAPEAYIGDSTRPETVRTRTLVEETSRVFRARVVNPKWIEAMRRHGYKGAFELAATVDYLFGYDATTGVVADWMYDKLTETYVLDPTNREFLQKANPWALHGIAERLLEAESRGMWAKPDPAVLEALRQAYLETEGNLEDGGDEG is encoded by the coding sequence ATGCTTCTGCTGTTGTCGACCTCCGACACCGACCTGCTCAGCGCCCGCGCGGCGGGAGGCCCGGTCGACTACCGGTTCGCCAACCCGTCCCGCCTCGACCTCGGGGAGCTCCCCGCGCTGCTCGACGGCATCGACCTCGTCGTCGTACGCCTCCTCGGCGGCGTCCGCGCCTGGCAGGACGGCCTTGACCAGCTCATCGCCACCGGCCTCCCCGTGGTCGTGCTCACCGGCGAACAGGCACCCGACGCCCAGCTCATGGCCTCCTCGACCGTGCCCGTCGGCATCGCCGCGGAGTCGCACGCCTACCTGGCGCACGGCGGTCCCGCGAACCTGGAGCAGCTGGCCCGCTTCCTCTCCGACACCGTGCTGCTCACCGGCCACGGCTTCGAGCCGCCGGCCCCCGCCCCGTCGTGGGGCCCGCTGGAGCGCACCGCCCGCGTCGGCGTCGAGGGTCCGACCGTCGCGGTGCTCTACTACCGCGCCCACCACATGAGCGGCAACACCGCGTTCGTGGACGCGCTGTGCGGCGCGATCGAGGACGCGGGCGCCCGGGCGCTGCCGCTGTACGTGGCGTCGCTGCGCGCCCCCGAGCCCGAGCTCATCGAGGAGCTGCGCGCCGCCGACGCCATCGTGACCACCGTCCTCGCGGCCGGCGGCACCAAGCCCGCCGAGGCCTCCGCGGGCGGTGACGACGAGTCGTGGGACGCGGGCGCGCTGACCGGCCTCGACGTGCCGATCCTCCAGGCGCTCTGCCTGACCGGGTCGCGCTCGGCCTGGGAGGAGAACGACGAGGGCGTCTCGCCGCTCGACGCCGCGAGCCAGATCGCGGTGCCGGAGTTCGACGGCCGCCTCATCACCGTCCCCTTCTCCTTCAAGGAGATCGACGAGGACGGCCTTCCCGCGTACGTCGCCGACGCCGAGCGCGCGGCCCGCGTCGCCGGTATCGCCGTACGCCACGCACGCCTCAAGCACATCCCGGCCGCCGACAAGCGCCTCGCCCTGGTGCTTTCCGCGTACCCGACGAAGCACTCCCGCATCGGCAACGCGGTCGGCCTTGACACCCCGGCGTCCGCCGTCGAGCTGCTGCGCCGACTCCGCGCCGAGGGGTACGACTTCGGCCCCGAGGCCGACATCCCCGGTCTGGTCTCCGGCGACGGCGACGAGCTGATCCGCGCGCTCATCGACGCGGGCGGCCACGACCAGGACTGGCTCACCGAGGAGCAGCTCGCCGCCAACCCGGTGCGCATCCCCGCCGCCGACTACAAACGGTGGTACGCGACGCTGCCGCAGGAGCTGCGCGACTCCGTCGAGCAGCACTGGGGCCCGCCGCCCGGCGAGATGTTCCTCGACCGGTCCCGCGTGGGCCAGGGCGGCGACCCGGAGGGCGACATCGTCCTCGCGGCGCTGCGCCGCGAGAACCTGCTCATCCTCATCCAGCCGCCGCGCGGCTTCGGCGAGAACCCCATCGCGATCTACCACGACCCCGATCTGCCGCCGTCGCACCACTACTTGGCGGCGTACCGGTGGATCGCGGCGCCCGCCGCCGACAACGGCTTCGGCGCGGACGCGATGATCCACCTCGGCAAGCACGGCAACCTGGAGTGGCTGCCCGGCAAGAACGCGGGCCTCTCGGCGGCCTGCGGTCCCGACGCCGCGCTCGGGGACCTGCCGCTGGTCTACCCCTTCCTGGTCAACGACCCGGGCGAGGGCACGCAGGCCAAGCGCCGCGTCCACGCCACGCTCATCGACCACCTGGTGCCGCCGATGGCGCGCGCCGACTCCTACGGCGACATCGCGCGCCTGGAGCAGCTCCTCGACGAGTACGCGCAGATCAGCTCCATGGACCCGGCGAAGCTCCCGGCGATCCGCGCGCAGATCTGGACGCTCATCCAGGCTGCGAAGCTCGACCACGACCTGGGCCTCGAACAGCGCCCGGACGACGACGGCTTCGACGACTTCCTGCTCCACGTCGACGGCTGGCTCTGCGAGATCAAGGACATGCAGATCCGCGACGGTCTGCACGTCCTCGGCAACCCGCCGGCCGGCGCCGACCGCGTCAACCTCGTCCTCGCGGTGCTGCGCGCCCGCCAGATCTGGGGCGGCACGACCGCGCTGCCGGGTCTGCGGGAGGCCCTCGGCCTCGACGAGTCGGCAGCGACGCGTGTGACGGCCGACGAGGCCGAGGCCACGGCGCGCGCGCTGGTCCAGGCGATGGACGACGCGGACTGGGACCCGGCGGCCGTGGCCTCCGTGGCCGCGGACCACGGCGAGCAGGTCGCCGCGATCCTGGAGTTCGCGGCCCGCGAGGTCGTGCCGCGCCTCGCGGCGACCACCGCCGAGCTCGACCACGCCGTGCACGCCCTGAACGGCGGCTTCGTCCCCGCGGGCCCGTCCGGATCGCCGCTGCGCGGCCTGGTCAACGTCCTGCCGACCGGCCGCAACTTCTACTCGGTCGACCCGAAGGCCGTCCCCTCCCGCCTGGCGTGGGAGACGGGCCAGGCGCTCGCCGACTCTCTCGTGGAGCGGTACACGCAGGACAACGACGGCACGTACCCGACCTCCGTGGGCCTGTCCCTGTGGGGCACGAGCGCGATGCGCACCGCGGGCGACGACGTCGCCGAAGCGATGGCGCTGCTCGGCATCCGCCCGGTCTGGGACGACGCGTCCCGCCGTGTGACGGGCCTCGAGGCCATCCCGTACGAGGAGCTGGGCCGCCCGCGCATCGACGTGACGCTGCGCATCTCGGGCTTCTTCCGCGACGCGTTCCCGCACACGATCGGCCTGCTCGACGACGCGGTGCGGCTCGCCGCCTCCCTGGACGAGCCCGCCGACCGCAACTACGTGCGCGCCCACGCCCAGGCCGACCTCGCCGAGCACGGCGACGAGCGCCGGGCCACCACCCGCATCTTCGGTTCGCGCCCCGGCACGTACGGCGCGGGTCTGCTCCAGCTCATCGACTCCCGCGACTGGCGCACCGACGCGGACCTCGCCGAGGTCTACACGGTGTGGGGCGGTTACGCGTACGGCCGCGGTCTCGAAGGCCGCCCGGCGCGCGCCGAGATGGAGACGGCCTACAAGCGCATCGCGGTGGCCGCGAAGAACACGGACACCCGCGAGCACGACATCGCGGACTCGGACGACTACTTCCAGTACCACGGCGGCATGGTGGCGACCGTGCGCGCGCTGCGGGGCACGGCCCCGGAGGCGTACATCGGCGACTCGACCCGCCCCGAGACGGTCCGCACCCGCACGCTCGTCGAGGAGACCAGCCGCGTCTTCCGTGCGCGTGTGGTCAACCCGAAGTGGATCGAGGCGATGCGCCGCCACGGCTACAAGGGTGCCTTCGAACTCGCCGCGACCGTGGACTACTTGTTCGGGTACGACGCCACGACGGGCGTCGTCGCCGACTGGATGTACGACAAGCTCACCGAGACGTACGTCCTGGACCCGACCAACCGCGAGTTCCTCCAGAAGGCCAACCCGTGGGCCCTGCACGGCATCGCGGAGCGCCTCCTGGAGGCGGAGTCGCGCGGCATGTGGGCGAAGCCGGACCCGGCGGTGCTGGAAGCGCTGCGGCAGGCGTACCTGGAGACCGAGGGCAACCTGGAGGACGGCGGCGACGAGGGCTGA
- a CDS encoding cobalamin biosynthesis protein CobG, translated as MLAAMPPTPAPSSDQGESPIRDRGDACPGALRLHRADDGLLARLRLPGGLLTGRQVAVLGAAAERLADGNLSITSRGNVELRGLGDACGGELSALLADAGLLPSERHERVRNVLASPLAGTDGFGRADVQLWARELDGLLCAEQWTTALSGRFLFVLDDGRGDVAGLGGDVTLIAESGGTVVVGVGDLAFRVAGADAPRAALAGAGAFLAAAADAGNGAWRVGELPVGRAIDLAGALEGAGIGAVRVGPGAVGSGGSAGPGAVGSGGSAGPGGPPPPGVIGRAVSVHAPLGRVSVGQWRALLPLPADELRVTPWRGFVLPGFADEGSARKRLGSLTEAGYLTDPGSPWLGVGACTGRPGCAKSLADVRADAVPGHGSLPVHWSGCARRCGHPHGDWVDVLATGDGDYEVTLHTGGSTVPVTGGTLTEAVTTARTTTKPTATR; from the coding sequence ATGCTCGCCGCCATGCCGCCCACCCCAGCACCCTCCTCAGACCAGGGCGAATCCCCCATACGTGACCGGGGCGACGCCTGCCCCGGAGCTCTGCGCCTGCACCGCGCCGACGACGGCCTCCTGGCTCGACTCCGGCTGCCCGGCGGGCTTCTGACGGGGCGTCAGGTGGCGGTTCTGGGGGCCGCCGCGGAGCGTTTGGCCGACGGGAATCTCAGCATCACCTCACGCGGCAACGTCGAGCTGCGCGGCCTCGGCGACGCGTGCGGCGGCGAACTCTCCGCGCTGCTCGCGGACGCGGGCCTGCTCCCCTCCGAACGGCACGAACGCGTCCGGAACGTGCTGGCGTCCCCCCTCGCGGGAACCGACGGATTCGGCCGCGCCGACGTCCAGTTGTGGGCCCGCGAGCTGGACGGACTCCTCTGCGCGGAGCAGTGGACGACGGCCCTCTCCGGCCGTTTCCTCTTCGTCCTCGACGACGGTCGGGGGGACGTGGCCGGACTCGGCGGCGATGTGACCTTGATCGCAGAATCGGGCGGGACGGTGGTGGTCGGAGTGGGGGACCTCGCCTTCCGGGTCGCCGGAGCCGACGCCCCGCGTGCGGCGCTCGCCGGGGCGGGAGCGTTTCTCGCCGCGGCGGCCGATGCGGGGAACGGGGCTTGGCGGGTGGGGGAGCTGCCCGTCGGCCGGGCCATCGACCTGGCTGGGGCACTGGAGGGGGCGGGGATCGGGGCGGTGCGGGTCGGGCCGGGGGCTGTGGGCTCGGGTGGTTCGGCGGGGCCGGGGGCTGTGGGCTCGGGTGGTTCGGCGGGCCCGGGTGGTCCGCCGCCGCCCGGTGTCATCGGGCGTGCCGTCTCCGTGCACGCCCCGCTCGGGCGCGTCAGCGTCGGGCAGTGGCGGGCCCTGCTGCCGCTGCCCGCGGACGAGCTCCGCGTCACCCCGTGGCGCGGCTTCGTGCTTCCCGGCTTTGCTGACGAGGGGAGCGCCCGGAAGCGGCTGGGCTCGCTGACCGAGGCCGGGTACCTCACCGACCCCGGCTCGCCCTGGCTCGGCGTCGGCGCCTGCACCGGCCGCCCCGGGTGCGCCAAGTCCCTCGCCGACGTCCGTGCGGACGCGGTGCCGGGCCACGGGTCCCTGCCCGTCCACTGGTCCGGCTGCGCACGGCGGTGCGGGCACCCGCACGGCGACTGGGTCGACGTCCTCGCCACCGGGGACGGCGACTACGAAGTGACGCTGCACACCGGAGGCTCCACCGTCCCCGTCACGGGCGGAACCCTGACCGAAGCGGTCACCACCGCACGTACCACCACGAAACCAACGGCCACGAGATGA
- a CDS encoding precorrin-8X methylmutase — MSESTVFDYEKDGAAIYRESFATIRAEADLQGLPADVSQVAVRMIHACGMVDLVRDLSYSPRVIADARKALRDGAPILCDANMVASGVTRKRLPADNDVVCTLADPSVPDLAARLGTTRSAAALELWRDRLEGAVVAIGNAPTALFRLLEMIEEGAPRPAAILGIPVGFVGAAESKDALAAHTSGVEYLVVRGRRGGSAMAAAAINAIASEAE, encoded by the coding sequence ATGAGCGAGAGCACAGTGTTCGACTACGAGAAGGACGGCGCGGCGATCTACCGCGAGTCCTTTGCCACCATCCGCGCGGAGGCGGACCTCCAAGGCCTGCCCGCCGACGTCAGCCAGGTCGCGGTCCGGATGATCCACGCCTGCGGAATGGTCGACCTCGTGCGCGACCTCTCGTACAGCCCGCGCGTGATCGCCGACGCCCGCAAGGCGCTGCGCGACGGCGCGCCGATCCTCTGCGACGCGAACATGGTCGCGAGCGGCGTCACGCGCAAGCGGCTGCCCGCCGACAACGACGTGGTCTGCACCCTCGCCGACCCGTCCGTGCCGGACCTCGCCGCGCGGCTCGGCACCACCCGCAGTGCCGCCGCGCTCGAACTCTGGCGCGACCGCCTCGAAGGCGCCGTCGTCGCCATCGGCAACGCGCCCACCGCCCTCTTCCGCCTCCTGGAGATGATCGAGGAGGGCGCGCCCCGACCGGCCGCGATCCTCGGCATCCCGGTCGGCTTCGTCGGCGCGGCCGAGTCGAAGGACGCGCTCGCCGCGCACACCTCCGGCGTGGAGTACCTGGTCGTACGGGGACGTCGCGGTGGCAGCGCGATGGCCGCGGCGGCGATCAACGCGATTGCGAGCGAAGCGGAATGA
- a CDS encoding precorrin-2 C(20)-methyltransferase has product MSGVPISTDLPVPTEQSSKGQLYGVGLGPGDPSLMTVRAVEVIASADVIAYHSARHGRSIARSIAAAHLRADHIEEALVYPVTTESTDHPGGYRGALDDFYEEAAARLAVHLDAGRTVAVLAEGDPLFYGSYQHMHKRLAHRYPTEVIPGVTSVSAAAARLGEPLVEAEEVLTILPGTLPEEELAARLAATDSAVVMKLGRTFGKVRGALEHAGRLDEARYVERATMKGERTGSLAEVDPESVPYFSVAVLPSRVAPLTGGPAPRPAEETPERGEVVVVGTGPAGPLWLTPETRGALAAADDLVGYTTYVDRVPHRPGQRRHGSDNRVESERAEFALELARRGRRVAVVSGGDPGVFAMATAVLEVASQDHFADVPVRVLPGVTAANAAAARAGAPLGHDYATISLSDRLKPWEVIAERLAAAAAADLVLALYNPGSRSRTWQVGKARELLLEHRTPDTPVVLGRDIGGPEESVRIVRLGDLDPADVDMRTLLIVGSSQTQWVRRRGGKDQIVWTPRRYPEG; this is encoded by the coding sequence ATGAGCGGCGTGCCCATCTCCACCGACCTGCCCGTGCCCACCGAACAGAGTTCGAAGGGGCAGCTCTACGGCGTCGGGCTGGGCCCCGGCGATCCGTCGCTGATGACCGTGCGCGCCGTGGAGGTCATCGCGTCCGCCGACGTGATCGCGTACCACTCCGCACGGCACGGCCGTTCCATCGCCCGCTCGATCGCGGCCGCGCACCTCCGCGCCGACCACATCGAGGAAGCGCTGGTCTACCCCGTCACCACGGAGAGCACCGACCACCCCGGCGGCTACCGCGGCGCCCTCGACGACTTCTACGAGGAAGCCGCCGCCCGGCTCGCCGTACACCTCGACGCGGGCCGCACCGTCGCCGTGCTCGCCGAGGGCGACCCGCTCTTCTACGGCTCCTACCAGCACATGCACAAGCGCCTCGCGCACCGCTACCCGACCGAGGTCATCCCCGGCGTCACCTCGGTGAGCGCCGCGGCCGCCCGGCTCGGCGAGCCGCTCGTCGAGGCCGAGGAGGTCCTGACGATCCTGCCCGGCACGCTCCCCGAGGAGGAGCTGGCGGCACGCCTCGCGGCGACGGACTCGGCGGTCGTCATGAAGCTCGGCCGAACGTTCGGGAAGGTGCGCGGCGCCCTGGAGCACGCGGGCCGCCTCGACGAGGCGCGCTACGTGGAGCGGGCCACCATGAAGGGCGAGCGCACCGGCAGCCTCGCCGAGGTGGACCCGGAATCGGTGCCGTACTTCTCCGTGGCGGTGCTGCCGAGCCGCGTCGCGCCGCTCACCGGCGGCCCCGCGCCCCGGCCCGCCGAGGAGACCCCCGAGCGCGGCGAGGTCGTCGTCGTCGGCACGGGTCCCGCGGGCCCGCTCTGGCTGACCCCCGAGACGCGCGGCGCGCTCGCCGCCGCCGACGACCTGGTCGGCTACACCACGTACGTCGACCGCGTACCGCACCGCCCCGGGCAGCGCCGCCACGGCTCCGACAACCGCGTGGAGTCCGAACGCGCCGAGTTCGCCCTGGAACTCGCACGGCGCGGGAGGCGCGTCGCCGTCGTCTCGGGCGGCGACCCCGGCGTCTTCGCGATGGCCACGGCCGTCCTTGAGGTCGCCTCGCAGGACCACTTCGCCGACGTACCCGTCCGTGTGCTCCCCGGGGTGACCGCCGCCAACGCCGCGGCGGCCCGTGCGGGCGCGCCGCTCGGCCACGACTACGCGACGATCTCCCTGTCGGACCGCCTCAAGCCGTGGGAGGTCATCGCGGAGCGGCTGGCCGCGGCGGCCGCGGCGGACCTCGTCCTCGCGCTCTACAACCCGGGCTCGCGCAGCCGCACGTGGCAGGTGGGCAAGGCGCGGGAGCTGCTCCTGGAGCACCGGACGCCCGATACGCCGGTCGTCCTCGGCCGGGACATCGGAGGTCCCGAGGAGAGCGTGCGGATCGTACGCCTCGGTGACCTCGACCCGGCGGATGTCGACATGCGTACGCTCCTGATCGTCGGCTCCTCCCAGACCCAGTGGGTGAGGCGGCGCGGGGGCAAGGACCAGATCGTCTGGACGCCGCGGAGATATCCCGAGGGGTGA
- a CDS encoding cobalt-precorrin-6A reductase, with product MHVLILGGTTEGRRLAELLADEAGVRVTSSLAGRVAAPRLPPGEVRVGGFGGAEGLAAWLRQHHVDALIDATHPFAGTISFNAAEAAAGAHVPLLALRRPGWVAEEGDDWHPVGSLDEAARALPALGERVFLTTGRMGLAAFAGPGLDAHWFLVRSVDAPEPPFPARMEVLLDRGPFTLDGEREILRAHRVDVVVTKDSGGAATSPKLVAAREAGVPVVVVRRPSGPERVADVATPEEAVAWVRTLRG from the coding sequence GTGCACGTACTGATTCTGGGGGGAACGACCGAGGGCCGCCGTCTGGCGGAGCTCCTCGCGGACGAGGCGGGGGTGCGGGTGACCAGTTCCCTGGCGGGGCGGGTCGCGGCGCCCAGGCTGCCGCCGGGCGAGGTGCGCGTCGGCGGCTTCGGCGGGGCAGAGGGTCTTGCGGCGTGGCTGCGGCAGCACCACGTGGACGCGCTCATCGACGCCACCCATCCTTTCGCCGGGACGATCTCGTTCAACGCGGCGGAGGCTGCCGCCGGTGCCCATGTTCCCCTGCTCGCTCTGCGCCGGCCCGGCTGGGTCGCGGAAGAGGGCGACGACTGGCACCCGGTCGGCTCCCTCGACGAGGCGGCGCGGGCGCTGCCTGCCCTCGGCGAGCGAGTGTTCCTGACCACGGGCCGGATGGGACTCGCCGCCTTCGCGGGCCCCGGCCTGGACGCTCACTGGTTCCTCGTACGTTCCGTCGACGCGCCCGAGCCGCCGTTCCCGGCGCGCATGGAGGTGCTCCTCGACCGGGGCCCGTTCACGCTCGACGGGGAGCGGGAGATCCTGCGCGCCCACCGCGTCGACGTCGTGGTGACGAAGGACAGCGGGGGCGCGGCGACGTCGCCGAAGCTGGTCGCTGCGCGCGAGGCGGGGGTTCCTGTCGTAGTGGTCCGGCGGCCCTCCGGGCCGGAGCGGGTCGCCGACGTCGCCACGCCGGAGGAAGCGGTTGCCTGGGTGCGTACGCTGCGCGGCTAG
- a CDS encoding cobalt-precorrin-5B (C(1))-methyltransferase, translating to MSEAAKATGGRSAQLKHTGLRSGWTTGACATAATTAAYTALLTGDFPDPVTITLPKGQTPAFALAAEELGTSHAMVGIVKDAGDDPDVTHGALVRSTVRRLHAGAGVVFKAGPGVGTVTRPGLPLDVGEPAVNPVPRQMMRDHVAEVAARAGTTPDVEIILSVDHGEEIARSTWNPRLGILGGLSILGTTGIVVPYSCSAWIDSIRRGVDVARAAGRTHVAGCTGSTSEKTVVAEYGLPEDALLDMGDFAGAVLKYVRRHPVDRLTICGGFAKLSKLAAGHLDLHSARSQVDKGFLARLARRGGASEELAAQVADANTGLAALQLCAAAGVPLGDLVAETARDEALGVLRGAPVMVDVICIDRAGTVVGRSALK from the coding sequence ATGAGTGAGGCAGCTAAGGCCACGGGCGGGCGCAGCGCCCAACTCAAGCACACCGGTCTGCGGTCCGGCTGGACGACCGGCGCCTGTGCGACGGCCGCCACGACGGCCGCGTACACGGCGCTGCTCACCGGCGACTTCCCGGACCCGGTGACCATCACGCTGCCCAAGGGCCAGACGCCCGCGTTCGCCCTCGCCGCCGAGGAACTCGGCACCTCCCATGCCATGGTTGGCATCGTGAAGGACGCGGGCGACGACCCGGACGTCACCCACGGCGCCCTGGTGCGGTCCACGGTGCGGCGGCTGCACGCCGGTGCGGGCGTCGTCTTCAAGGCGGGCCCGGGTGTCGGTACCGTCACGCGGCCCGGGCTGCCTCTGGACGTCGGCGAGCCGGCGGTGAACCCCGTACCGCGGCAGATGATGCGGGACCACGTGGCGGAGGTCGCGGCCCGCGCCGGGACCACGCCCGACGTGGAGATCATCCTCTCCGTGGACCACGGCGAGGAGATCGCCCGCTCCACCTGGAACCCGCGCCTCGGCATCCTCGGCGGCCTGTCCATCCTCGGGACGACCGGCATCGTCGTGCCCTACTCCTGCTCGGCGTGGATCGACTCGATCCGGCGGGGCGTGGACGTGGCGCGGGCGGCGGGGCGCACGCACGTCGCCGGGTGCACGGGGTCGACGTCGGAGAAGACGGTCGTCGCCGAGTACGGGCTGCCGGAGGACGCGCTGCTCGACATGGGGGACTTCGCGGGCGCGGTCCTCAAGTACGTACGCAGGCATCCCGTCGACCGCCTCACCATCTGCGGCGGCTTCGCCAAACTCTCCAAACTCGCGGCGGGCCACCTGGACCTGCACTCGGCCCGCTCCCAGGTCGACAAGGGCTTCCTGGCCCGCCTCGCCCGCCGTGGCGGCGCCTCCGAGGAGCTCGCCGCGCAGGTCGCGGACGCCAACACGGGCCTGGCCGCACTTCAGTTGTGCGCGGCGGCCGGCGTACCGCTCGGCGACCTGGTCGCGGAGACGGCACGCGACGAGGCGCTCGGGGTGCTGCGGGGTGCCCCGGTCATGGTGGACGTCATCTGCATCGACCGGGCGGGGACCGTGGTGGGGCGCAGCGCCCTCAAGTGA
- the cobM gene encoding precorrin-4 C(11)-methyltransferase: MTVYFIGAGPGAADLITVRGARRIAACQVCLYAGSLVPRELLAECPDGAQLVDTAQLNLDEITAELVRAHEQGLDVARLHSGDPSVFSAVAEQMRRLDAAGVPYEVVPGVPAFAAAAAALKRELTVPTVGQTVILTRIAQRATAMPEGEDLATLGRSGALIVLHLAAGYVDRVVEELLPHYGADCPTAVVALASRPDEVILRGTLESIAGQVKEAGIVRTAVIMVGRTLGASQFRDSHLYSADRDRHTC, translated from the coding sequence ATGACCGTGTACTTCATCGGCGCGGGACCCGGCGCCGCCGACCTCATCACGGTCCGCGGCGCGCGGCGGATCGCCGCCTGCCAGGTCTGCCTGTACGCGGGCAGCCTGGTGCCGCGCGAACTGCTCGCGGAGTGCCCGGACGGCGCGCAGCTCGTGGACACCGCGCAGCTCAACCTCGACGAGATCACCGCCGAGCTGGTGCGCGCGCACGAGCAGGGGCTCGACGTGGCGCGGCTGCACTCGGGCGACCCGTCCGTGTTCAGCGCGGTCGCCGAGCAGATGCGGCGGCTCGACGCGGCCGGAGTGCCGTACGAAGTGGTGCCGGGCGTCCCCGCGTTCGCCGCGGCGGCGGCCGCGCTGAAGCGGGAGCTGACCGTGCCGACCGTCGGCCAGACCGTCATCCTCACGCGCATCGCCCAGCGGGCGACGGCCATGCCGGAGGGCGAGGACCTGGCCACGCTCGGCCGCAGCGGCGCGCTGATCGTCCTGCACCTGGCCGCCGGATACGTCGACCGCGTGGTGGAGGAACTCCTGCCCCACTACGGCGCCGACTGCCCCACCGCCGTGGTCGCCCTCGCCAGCCGCCCCGACGAGGTGATCCTGCGCGGCACGCTGGAGTCCATCGCCGGGCAGGTGAAGGAGGCGGGCATCGTGCGGACCGCCGTCATCATGGTGGGGCGGACGCTCGGGGCCTCGCAGTTCCGCGACAGTCACCTGTACTCGGCGGACCGCGACCGTCACACCTGCTGA